The following proteins come from a genomic window of Tenebrio molitor chromosome 9, icTenMoli1.1, whole genome shotgun sequence:
- the LOC138138585 gene encoding uncharacterized protein F23F12.8-like yields MAKSEREMKEMMRNLEKYVRKKKLEVNVEKTKMMVFSKRKRKNEESEWKWEESKIERVSEVVRKANKVVGCVWGIGERMWGGEFGRRMMMYGAEIWGWKEQEEVERVQEKYLRWVLGEDRETPGYIVGEECKRSKLRVKAGKRAAKFEDRMGGREECRILTECYREKKKNADEKEREKYCRRNGYASEEVESVRAEGRWMCAELSERDRDTDKQERRERIRESRYNREYERCVTEDVPVYLGRESTKERKMMAKFRCGNEERENKYWMEEEERMCRMCREERETIEHMWRGCGEMREREEKERGEILNENGREIGWMKEVWKRRERIEKERGGE; encoded by the coding sequence ATGGCaaagagtgagagagagatgaaagaaatgatgaggaacctggaaaagtatgtgaggaagaaaaagctggaagtgaatgtagagaagacgaaaatgatggtgttcagcaagagaaagaggaagaatGAGGAGAGCGAGTGGAAGTGGGAAGAAAGCAAGATAGAAAGAGTGAGCGAGGTAGTGAGGAAGGCGAACAAGGTAGTTGGATGTGTgtggggaataggagagagaatgTGGGGAGGCGAGTTCgggaggagaatgatgatgtaCGGAGCAGAGATatggggatggaaggaacaGGAGGAGGTGGAGAGAgtgcaagagaaatatttgagatgggtgctaggagAGGACAGAGAAACACCAGGGTACATAGTGGgggaagagtgcaagaggagCAAGCTGAGAGtaaaagcgggaaagagagcggcaaagttcGAGGACAGAATGGGCGGAAGGGAAGAATGCAGGATACTGACTGAGTGCtatagagaaaagaaaaagaacgcggatgagaaggagagagagaagtactgtaggaggaacgggtatgccagCGAGGAAGTGGAAAGTGTGAGAGcggaaggaagatggatgtgtgcggagctgagcgagagggacagagatacggacaagcaagagagaagggagagaatcagAGAATCGAggtacaacagggagtatgagAGGTGCGTGACAGAGGATGTTCCGGTGTATCTGGGGAGAGAGAGCacgaaagaaaggaaaatgatggcgaaatttagatgtgggaacgaaGAGAGAGAGAACAAGTACTGGATGGAGGAGGAGGAAAGAATGTGCAGGATGTGccgtgaggagagagagacgatcgagcacatgtggagAGGATGCggtgaaatgagagagagggaggaaaaggaacggggagaaatactgaacgAAAACGGAAGAgagataggatggatgaaagaggtatggaagaggagagaaaggatagagaaggagaggggtggggaataa
- the LOC138138586 gene encoding putative odorant receptor 85d, protein MMLFNFKYKSNNVFEFTEVFESWTTFGHLLSRKLIAWVYSDKFEGIFEARSSFWHYDSCGEEVAERLRANATASLRMIKLFRWVGLGAVSVICLAPLLVQDGSLPNDCWIPSGNKCIYVFVYVMEVVFFIELALMSVAIDGFFLFLCTDVEAQLVLITETLKSVRIAADNSKQDECFEALKTCSVHHGFLLKVHKTLNDIFSFFFIFNFLMNILGITIQFYILRDSSSDVTQVLRSVTYIIVLNIQGAVIFMPASNVEIEAENLVNEIYNVDWYNSDDPKVRKFVLFWLMKAQDPLRMSGGGLLNVDRTVFLQIAETKKKQEAMAPTTDEGKEELKEMYTN, encoded by the exons ATGATGCTGTTCAACTTCAAGTACAAGAGCAACAACGTGTTCGAGTTCACGGAGGTGTTTGAGTCGTGGACCACCTTCGGACAT CTCCTCAGCCGAAAGCTCATCGCTTGGGTGTACTCCGACAAGTTCGAAGGCATCTTCGAGGCGCGCTCCAGCTTCTGGCACTACGACTCTTGCGGTGAAGAGGTCGCGGAGCGGTTGCGCGCCAACGCGACGGCGTCCCTCAGGATGATAAAGCTGTTCCGGTGGGTTGGTTTGGGAGCAGTCAGTGTGATCTGTCTTGCGCCTCTTCTGGTCCAAGACGGCAGTTTGCCCAACGATTGTTGGATACCAAGCGGTAACAAATGCATTTACGTCTTTGTCTACGTCATGGAGGTGGTTTTCTTCATCGAGTTGGCACTCATGTCGGTGGCGATTGACGGTTTCTTCTTGTTCTTATGCACTGACGTCGAGGCGCAGCTGGTCCTGATCACAGAAACACTCAAATCTGTTCGTATCGCAGCTGACAACTCGAAACAAGACGAGTGTTTCGAAGCACTGAAGACGTGTTCGGTGCACCACGGGTTTTTGCTCAA aGTACACAAGACCTTGAACGACATTTTTTCCTTCTTCTTCATTTTTAACTTCTTGATGAACATCTTAGGCATCACCATACAATTTTATATCTTACGTGACAGTTCTTCGGACGTCACTCAAGTCCTCAGAAGTGTGACGTACATCATAGTTTTGAATATACAGGGAGCTGTCATTTTTATGCCCGCCAGCAATGTGGAGATAGAG GCGGAAAATTTGGTCAACGAGATCTACAACGTCGACTGGTACAACTCCGATGACCCTAAAGTTCGcaagtttgttttgttttggctGATGAAAGCGCAAGATCCCTTGAGAATGTCAGGAGGTGGTTTGCTCAATGTGGACAGAACTGTGTTTCTGCAA ATAGCCGAAACCAAGAAGAAGCAGGAGGCGATGGCGCCAACCACAGACGAAGGTAAAGAGGAGTTGAAAGAAATGTATACCAACTAG